In Geobacter anodireducens, a genomic segment contains:
- a CDS encoding sulfite reductase gives MKKDILEKGAILQRDRETYAIAPHIPGGITDTATLRKLCDVADKYGVQELKLTSAQRIALFGIKEEDLDAIWSDLDQQPGAAIGLCVRSVKICPGTTWCKRGVQDSVSLGLKIDAIYHAMELPNKMKMGISGCMLNCAETMLKDVGVVGTPKGWRIYVGGNAGARPRIGDLLVELGPDEDKVLAVIAALVEWYRSSGSEQRLGRVVEQMGFDAFRTAVLGAEATP, from the coding sequence ATGAAAAAAGACATCCTCGAAAAGGGGGCCATCCTCCAGCGTGACCGGGAGACCTACGCCATCGCCCCCCACATCCCCGGCGGGATCACCGATACGGCAACCCTGCGCAAGCTCTGCGACGTGGCCGACAAGTACGGCGTGCAGGAGTTGAAGCTCACCTCTGCCCAGCGCATCGCCCTCTTCGGCATAAAGGAGGAGGATCTGGACGCCATCTGGTCCGATCTCGACCAGCAGCCGGGCGCAGCCATCGGCCTATGCGTCCGGAGCGTCAAGATCTGTCCCGGCACCACCTGGTGCAAGCGGGGGGTGCAGGATTCGGTCTCCCTGGGATTGAAGATCGATGCCATCTACCACGCCATGGAACTGCCCAACAAGATGAAGATGGGAATCTCGGGATGCATGCTCAACTGCGCCGAGACCATGCTGAAGGATGTGGGAGTGGTCGGTACTCCCAAGGGGTGGCGGATCTACGTGGGGGGCAATGCGGGGGCACGGCCCCGCATCGGCGACCTCCTGGTGGAACTGGGACCGGATGAAGACAAAGTCCTCGCCGTGATTGCGGCTCTCGTGGAGTGGTACCGCTCTTCGGGCAGCGAGCAGCGGCTGGGCCGCGTGGTGGAGCAGATGGGGTTCGATGCCTTCCGGACCGCGGTGCTGGGGGCGGAAGCAACTCCCTGA
- a CDS encoding thioredoxin, giving the protein MKVTGILGAVAAAAFVIVSGFASPSFALPKKGEPAPPLKVVSTSGQPISLANYKGYVLVVDFFATWCPPCRDAIPHLVTLNRKYGKQGLQILGLSLDEGDEKGVKDFIVSKRINYPVALASGDIQTDYGLRSLPTVYVIDKKGNVAEKFMGGSDETLRKMEDLVKKLLAEK; this is encoded by the coding sequence ATGAAGGTTACCGGTATCCTTGGGGCCGTCGCGGCAGCGGCCTTCGTTATTGTGAGCGGATTCGCATCGCCGTCCTTCGCCCTGCCCAAAAAGGGTGAGCCGGCTCCTCCCCTCAAGGTGGTGAGCACGTCCGGCCAGCCCATCAGTCTGGCCAATTACAAGGGCTATGTGCTGGTGGTCGACTTTTTCGCCACCTGGTGCCCCCCTTGCCGGGATGCCATCCCCCACCTGGTAACCCTCAATCGCAAATACGGCAAGCAGGGTCTCCAGATTCTCGGCCTCTCTCTCGACGAGGGAGACGAGAAGGGAGTCAAGGATTTCATCGTCAGCAAGCGGATCAACTATCCCGTTGCCCTGGCATCTGGTGACATCCAGACCGACTACGGGCTCCGGTCGCTGCCGACGGTGTACGTCATCGACAAGAAAGGTAACGTGGCGGAAAAGTTCATGGGTGGCTCCGATGAGACCTTGAGAAAAATGGAAGACCTGGTGAAGAAGCTGCTGGCTGAGAAGTAG
- a CDS encoding siroheme synthase — translation MTFLPINLNVTGRPVTVVGGGRVARRKCLSLLEAGARVTVIAPRLDAQLLELANDGLICLAQRPYADGDLAGSVLVYAATDDPAVNRAVAAEAHDRGIPVDVIDAPERGSFISPAVLRRGDLVIAVSTGGGVPGFAARVRDDIAGTIGQEYAEALLILGAIREKLLTASKNAAYNKNILHDLSAAPLPEMVRSRNFEELDRTLARIAGPDCTLENLGFGRKDSP, via the coding sequence ATGACATTTCTCCCCATCAACCTCAACGTGACCGGTCGTCCCGTGACCGTCGTGGGCGGCGGAAGGGTTGCCAGGCGCAAGTGCCTCTCCTTGCTGGAGGCCGGTGCCCGGGTGACGGTCATTGCCCCCCGGCTTGATGCGCAGTTGCTGGAGCTGGCCAATGACGGCTTGATCTGCCTGGCACAGCGGCCCTATGCAGACGGCGACCTGGCGGGCTCGGTGCTTGTCTATGCCGCCACCGACGATCCGGCTGTGAACCGGGCCGTGGCCGCGGAGGCCCATGACAGGGGGATTCCCGTTGACGTTATCGACGCCCCCGAACGGGGGAGTTTCATCAGCCCGGCCGTCCTCAGGCGAGGCGACCTGGTGATCGCCGTCTCCACCGGCGGCGGCGTCCCCGGCTTCGCGGCACGCGTCAGGGATGACATCGCCGGCACCATTGGCCAGGAATATGCTGAAGCCCTGCTCATACTTGGCGCGATTCGTGAAAAGCTGTTGACTGCGTCAAAAAACGCCGCATACAATAAGAACATTTTGCACGACCTGTCCGCTGCACCGCTGCCTGAAATGGTCAGATCGCGGAACTTCGAGGAACTGGACCGAACCCTCGCGCGCATCGCCGGTCCCGACTGTACCTTGGAAAACCTGGGATTCGGGAGAAAGGACTCCCCATGA
- a CDS encoding two-component system response regulator has protein sequence MNSKMILLVEDNPDDEVLTLRALGKHAITPDVTVVRDGVEALDFLFGTGSYSGRDLSIMPKLVLLDLKLPKVDGLEVLRRLRADQRTRLLPVVVFTSSNEEQDILECHNLGANSYIRKPVDFNQLSEALRLIGTYWLNLNLTPKSAGAAR, from the coding sequence ATGAACAGCAAAATGATCCTGCTGGTGGAAGACAACCCCGACGACGAGGTTCTGACCCTCCGCGCCCTGGGCAAACATGCCATTACGCCCGACGTGACGGTAGTGCGCGACGGGGTGGAGGCCCTGGACTTCCTCTTCGGGACAGGCTCCTACAGCGGCCGGGATCTGAGCATCATGCCGAAGCTGGTGCTGCTCGACCTGAAACTGCCCAAGGTGGACGGCCTCGAGGTTCTGCGCCGGCTGAGGGCCGACCAGCGGACGCGGCTCCTGCCGGTGGTGGTCTTCACCTCCTCCAACGAGGAGCAGGACATCCTCGAATGCCACAACCTCGGCGCCAACAGCTACATCCGCAAGCCGGTGGACTTCAACCAACTCAGTGAAGCCCTGCGGCTCATCGGCACCTACTGGCTGAACCTCAACCTCACTCCCAAGTCCGCCGGCGCGGCACGATAG
- a CDS encoding excinuclease ABC subunit C, which produces MFDTRRLTTLPDAPGVYLMKGHGGDILYVGKAKSLRKRVRSYFSKGGESRYHIRFLVGRVADIDVIVTDTEKEALLLENTLIKEHRPRYNLDLRDDKTYFSLRLDMNEEFPRLTIVRRPARDGARYFGPYSSASAAREVLKQLYKLFPLRHYPLETCRRRRRPCLFYQLRQCAAPCHGLISGENYQSLAEGAALFLAGKNSDLTRLYRQRMAAAAADERYEDAARYRDLIRAIEVTVEKQKMVAGDRDTDVVGFFRDVTDLSVSILFYRGGRLMGSRNYFLDWEMDDAEGLSSFLSVYYNRDVVIPDEILIPFTVDDTDPLGELLTERRGKKTVLRHPVRGTKAELVRLAARNAEAYLREKREKDSGMEQVLGELKEKLHLANLPRRIECYDISTIQGRYSVGSRVRFQNGAPDTTGYRRYRIRTVPGTDDFAMMHEVLSRRFRDGHGGDDRPDLIVIDGGIGQLNVLTAILEELGLHGIDAVSLAKSRVERNMSDNEVVRSDERVFLPGRRNPVVLRQNGAPLLLLARIRDEAHRFAITYHQKLRGKGSIRSILEGIPGIGEKRKRELLKRFGSIRALREADREQLATVPSVSPALADAIWKALHGEESEAP; this is translated from the coding sequence ATGTTCGACACCAGGCGACTGACAACCCTCCCCGACGCTCCGGGCGTCTACCTCATGAAGGGACACGGTGGGGACATTCTTTACGTGGGAAAGGCCAAGAGCCTCCGGAAACGGGTCCGCTCCTATTTCAGCAAGGGGGGAGAGTCGCGCTACCATATCCGGTTCCTGGTGGGACGGGTCGCCGACATCGACGTGATCGTCACCGACACGGAGAAGGAAGCCCTCCTCCTCGAGAACACCCTTATCAAGGAACACCGACCCCGGTACAACCTGGACCTGCGGGACGACAAAACCTACTTTTCCCTCCGGCTCGACATGAATGAGGAGTTTCCCCGCCTGACTATCGTGAGACGGCCGGCCAGGGACGGAGCCCGCTACTTCGGCCCCTATTCCTCCGCTTCTGCCGCCCGGGAGGTCCTCAAGCAGTTGTACAAGCTCTTCCCGCTCCGCCACTACCCGCTGGAGACCTGCCGCCGCCGCAGGCGCCCCTGCCTCTTTTACCAGCTCAGGCAGTGCGCCGCCCCCTGCCACGGGCTCATCTCGGGCGAAAACTACCAATCGCTGGCAGAAGGCGCGGCCCTGTTCCTTGCGGGGAAAAACAGCGACCTGACCCGTCTCTACCGGCAGCGCATGGCCGCGGCAGCAGCGGATGAACGGTATGAGGACGCCGCCCGCTACAGGGACCTGATCCGCGCCATCGAGGTGACCGTGGAGAAACAGAAGATGGTGGCCGGCGACAGGGACACGGACGTGGTCGGATTCTTTCGCGACGTCACAGACCTCTCCGTCTCGATTCTGTTCTACCGCGGCGGCCGTCTCATGGGGAGCCGCAACTATTTCCTGGACTGGGAAATGGATGACGCCGAGGGGCTCTCGTCATTCCTGTCCGTCTACTACAACAGGGATGTCGTCATCCCCGATGAAATCCTCATCCCCTTCACCGTGGACGACACGGATCCCCTCGGGGAACTGCTAACGGAACGGCGGGGTAAAAAGACCGTTCTCCGCCACCCCGTGCGAGGGACCAAGGCAGAACTGGTCAGGCTGGCGGCGAGAAACGCCGAGGCGTACCTGCGTGAAAAGAGGGAAAAGGACTCCGGCATGGAGCAGGTTCTCGGAGAGCTCAAGGAAAAGCTCCACCTGGCCAATCTTCCCCGACGGATCGAATGCTACGACATATCCACCATCCAGGGCCGCTATTCCGTGGGAAGCAGGGTCCGGTTTCAGAATGGCGCTCCGGACACGACGGGGTACCGCCGCTACCGGATACGGACCGTTCCCGGCACCGACGACTTCGCCATGATGCACGAAGTTCTGTCCCGGCGCTTCAGGGACGGACACGGCGGGGACGATCGGCCGGACCTCATCGTGATTGACGGGGGAATTGGGCAGTTGAATGTGCTGACCGCAATCCTGGAGGAGCTGGGGCTTCACGGCATTGATGCCGTCTCCCTGGCAAAAAGCAGGGTAGAACGAAATATGTCCGATAATGAGGTGGTCCGGAGCGACGAACGGGTCTTTCTCCCCGGCCGCCGCAACCCGGTGGTGCTCCGGCAGAACGGTGCACCGCTTCTGCTCCTGGCACGAATCCGGGACGAAGCTCATCGCTTTGCCATAACCTATCACCAGAAACTGCGCGGCAAAGGCTCGATCCGATCGATCCTGGAAGGCATCCCCGGTATCGGCGAAAAACGCAAACGTGAACTGCTGAAACGTTTCGGCAGCATCAGGGCACTGCGCGAGGCGGACCGAGAACAGCTTGCCACCGTCCCCTCCGTCTCACCCGCCCTGGCGGATGCCATCTGGAAGGCTCTCCACGGCGAAGAGTCCGAGGCTCCATAG
- a CDS encoding two-component system response regulator, translated as MKEPRVLLVDDERFFLDLQQEFLADSPVRIITAQSGREALDMVRRDRPGIVYLDLRMPELDGTACCSTIKNDPDIRDTPVVMVVSEGKPRDRELCLDAGCNGIISKPLDRIQFLSVGRRLFPAIERRQPRHPFSALAFFRVRETGFHGTVADISLGGAYIACRCDLSADEDIRLGFLLGDAGVVECRARVAWMNQGGARPRKSLPDGFGVQFQSMEPPHQEVVRQIVARLG; from the coding sequence ATGAAGGAACCACGCGTGCTGCTCGTTGACGACGAACGATTCTTCCTGGATCTCCAGCAGGAGTTTCTGGCGGATTCCCCCGTGCGGATCATCACCGCCCAGAGCGGCCGGGAGGCTCTCGACATGGTTCGGCGGGACCGGCCGGGCATCGTCTACCTGGACCTGCGGATGCCCGAACTGGACGGTACCGCCTGTTGCTCCACCATCAAGAATGATCCAGACATCAGGGACACGCCGGTGGTCATGGTGGTGAGCGAGGGGAAGCCCCGCGACCGGGAGCTCTGCCTGGATGCCGGGTGCAACGGCATCATCAGCAAGCCCCTGGACCGGATCCAGTTCCTGTCGGTGGGGCGGCGGCTCTTCCCGGCCATTGAACGTCGCCAGCCCCGCCACCCCTTCTCGGCCCTCGCCTTCTTCCGAGTCCGGGAAACCGGCTTCCACGGCACCGTTGCCGACATCAGCCTCGGCGGCGCCTACATCGCGTGCCGTTGCGACCTCTCAGCCGATGAGGATATCCGCCTCGGCTTTCTCCTGGGAGATGCGGGGGTCGTCGAATGCCGGGCACGGGTCGCCTGGATGAACCAGGGGGGGGCGCGCCCCCGCAAGAGCCTCCCGGACGGATTCGGCGTCCAGTTCCAGTCCATGGAGCCTCCCCACCAGGAGGTTGTCCGGCAGATCGTGGCGAGGCTCGGATGA
- a CDS encoding peptidoglycan-binding protein LysM — protein sequence MNTCHFYRVPLLRAFLLLMAIGAPASASATSFELDVKDLQTVAPAKRTPKRKTAAPAASAETKRGTAPAETKGGVSRYTVKPGDFIFKVLMREYGLSNAAAEALIPEIQRINNLRSITRLSVGQTILIPLAGPRTTGRAQETGERREPAEPAVAAPPPEEPSAQAVAPAPAAPPEPTVPPAVEAAAPPRPAPAPMVRAVETAPPAYPVPAAAPASASSFSQRLISLWQSLVPGQERVGPISLNGKVLSPEEFPLLLAADGGKILVDMKGALLPRDKNILAEKHSDIRLISRGTGSERDFFTVLLRAAEFARVEEDAVATIGSDPQLTVRADYRITRLPAVAMRGPESVLLFLERSGSCLPAALISTLADNGITVAEFCQAAPQPPSVPGYEVRGITGTTPCELAVQLLDALTVKLERNRIVSGSMGENAESRFSIRVEGYFENDGKKFILSCNDNDSYNYTLFRLLQLEGYGVIQLGETDDFAIVADRILTTLRYPHSFGRHDFTHDRYTVSVVGFRVTRLGPVSGRMLIIDRPVDPAFAELLQWER from the coding sequence ATGAACACATGCCATTTCTACCGGGTCCCGCTACTTCGTGCCTTTCTTCTGCTCATGGCCATTGGCGCCCCGGCGTCAGCCTCCGCCACCTCGTTCGAACTCGACGTGAAGGACTTGCAGACCGTTGCCCCGGCCAAGCGCACCCCCAAACGCAAGACCGCCGCTCCGGCCGCTTCTGCCGAAACAAAGCGCGGCACCGCACCTGCCGAAACAAAGGGTGGAGTTTCCCGCTATACCGTTAAGCCGGGAGATTTCATCTTCAAGGTACTGATGCGCGAATACGGCCTTTCCAATGCGGCGGCCGAAGCGCTCATCCCGGAGATTCAGAGGATCAACAACCTGCGGAGCATCACCCGTCTTTCGGTTGGGCAGACCATCCTCATCCCCCTTGCGGGACCACGCACTACCGGGCGCGCCCAGGAGACCGGTGAACGCCGGGAGCCGGCCGAACCCGCCGTAGCAGCGCCCCCCCCTGAGGAACCGTCGGCCCAGGCAGTGGCGCCCGCCCCTGCAGCACCGCCCGAGCCGACTGTCCCTCCCGCCGTGGAAGCAGCCGCGCCCCCCCGGCCCGCGCCGGCACCGATGGTGCGAGCCGTTGAAACAGCACCGCCTGCTTACCCGGTTCCTGCCGCCGCTCCGGCATCCGCCTCTTCCTTCAGCCAGCGGCTCATCTCCCTGTGGCAGAGCCTCGTCCCCGGCCAGGAGCGGGTGGGGCCCATCTCTCTCAACGGCAAGGTGCTCTCACCCGAAGAATTCCCTCTTCTGCTCGCCGCGGATGGAGGGAAGATCCTGGTCGACATGAAGGGAGCTCTACTCCCCCGCGACAAAAATATCCTGGCTGAAAAACACTCCGATATCCGGCTGATCTCCCGCGGAACCGGCAGCGAGCGTGATTTTTTCACCGTACTGCTTCGCGCCGCGGAATTCGCCCGCGTCGAGGAAGACGCCGTCGCCACCATAGGTTCGGATCCCCAACTCACGGTCCGGGCCGACTACCGAATCACCAGACTGCCGGCAGTGGCCATGCGTGGCCCGGAGAGCGTGCTCCTCTTCCTTGAACGGAGTGGCTCCTGCCTCCCGGCGGCACTCATCTCTACCCTGGCCGACAACGGAATCACTGTTGCGGAATTCTGCCAAGCCGCCCCGCAGCCACCGTCGGTGCCGGGCTACGAGGTGAGGGGCATCACCGGCACGACCCCGTGCGAGTTGGCTGTCCAGCTCCTCGACGCCCTGACCGTGAAGCTGGAACGCAACCGGATTGTATCGGGCTCCATGGGGGAGAATGCTGAGAGCCGGTTCAGCATCCGCGTGGAAGGGTACTTTGAAAACGACGGGAAAAAATTCATCCTGAGCTGCAACGACAATGATTCCTACAACTACACACTCTTTCGCCTGCTGCAACTGGAAGGATACGGCGTCATCCAACTGGGAGAAACGGACGACTTCGCCATCGTCGCGGACAGGATCCTCACGACTCTGCGCTATCCCCACTCCTTTGGCCGCCACGACTTTACCCATGACCGCTACACCGTATCGGTAGTAGGGTTCAGGGTGACGCGACTCGGACCGGTCAGCGGTCGGATGCTGATCATCGATCGCCCCGTGGACCCGGCATTCGCGGAATTATTACAATGGGAGCGCTAG
- a CDS encoding excinuclease ABC subunit B (The UvrABC repair system catalyzes the recognition and processing of DNA lesions. The beta-hairpin of the Uvr-B subunit is inserted between the strands, where it probes for the presence of a lesion), which translates to MERFRLASDYEPRGDQPRAIAELSEGIVRGDRDQVLLGVTGSGKTFTMANVIAAVNRPALVLAPNKTLAAQLYGEFRELFPDNAVEYFVSYYDYYQPEAYIPTTDTFIEKDSSINDEIDKLRHAATRSLLTRRDVIIVASVSCIYGIGSPAEYQAMHIFFHQGDEYGRDELLRKLVDIQYERNDLDFHRGTFRVRGDIVEIFPAHEGERAYRIEFFGDTVDAISEIDPLRGVVIQRLTKCAVYPASHYVATRETLDRAMEEIRTDLRERLQWFRERNMLVEAQRLEQRTMFDLEMMEEMGFCQGIENYSRYFDGRTPGEPPYTLLDYFPRDFILFVDESHITVSQVGGMYRGDRSRKETLVNYGFRLPAALDNRPLTFGEFTERLNQTVYVSATPADYELQQSSGVVVEQVIRPTGLLDPLIEVRPATAQVDDLLHEVRETTARGERVLVTTLTKRMAEDLTDYYRDLGVRVRYLHSDIDTIQRMQIIRDLRMGEFDVLVGINLLREGLDIPEVSLVAILDADKEGFLRSARSLIQTCGRAARNVNGRVIMYADTMTGSMQSCLDETARRRALQEAFNTEHGITPQTVKKGLRTILESIEERDYYTVAAAAEAREEYLPADEIPKRVKKLRKEMLDAAKKLEFERAAELRDQIKKLEEMELRLR; encoded by the coding sequence ATGGAACGCTTCAGACTGGCTAGCGATTACGAGCCCCGCGGCGACCAGCCCCGGGCCATTGCCGAACTCTCGGAAGGGATTGTCAGGGGAGACCGGGATCAGGTGCTCCTGGGGGTCACCGGCAGCGGCAAGACGTTTACCATGGCCAACGTCATCGCCGCCGTGAACCGCCCCGCCCTGGTGCTGGCCCCCAACAAGACCCTGGCGGCCCAGCTCTATGGCGAATTCCGGGAACTGTTTCCGGACAATGCCGTGGAATATTTCGTCTCCTACTACGACTACTACCAGCCGGAAGCCTACATCCCCACCACCGACACCTTCATCGAGAAGGATTCCTCCATCAACGACGAGATCGACAAGCTGCGCCACGCGGCCACGCGGAGCCTGCTGACCCGGCGCGACGTGATCATCGTTGCCTCGGTGTCATGCATCTACGGCATCGGCTCCCCGGCCGAGTACCAGGCCATGCACATCTTCTTTCACCAGGGGGACGAGTACGGCCGGGACGAACTGCTGCGGAAGCTGGTCGACATCCAGTACGAACGGAATGATCTGGACTTCCACCGGGGGACCTTCCGGGTGCGGGGGGACATCGTGGAGATATTCCCGGCCCACGAGGGGGAGCGGGCCTACCGGATCGAGTTTTTCGGCGACACGGTGGACGCCATCAGCGAGATCGATCCCTTGCGGGGCGTGGTGATCCAGCGCCTGACCAAGTGCGCCGTCTATCCGGCTTCCCATTACGTGGCGACGCGCGAAACCCTGGACCGGGCCATGGAGGAGATCCGCACCGACCTGCGGGAGCGGCTCCAGTGGTTCCGGGAGCGGAACATGCTCGTGGAGGCCCAGCGGCTGGAACAGCGAACCATGTTCGACCTGGAGATGATGGAGGAGATGGGATTCTGCCAGGGGATCGAGAACTATTCCCGCTACTTCGACGGCCGGACGCCGGGGGAGCCCCCCTACACCCTGCTCGACTACTTCCCCCGCGACTTCATCCTCTTCGTGGATGAATCCCACATCACCGTCTCCCAGGTGGGAGGGATGTACCGGGGGGACCGGAGCAGGAAAGAAACCCTGGTGAACTACGGCTTCCGCCTGCCGGCGGCCCTGGACAACCGGCCCCTCACCTTCGGGGAGTTCACCGAACGGCTCAACCAGACCGTCTACGTCTCGGCCACCCCGGCCGACTACGAACTGCAGCAGAGCAGCGGCGTGGTGGTGGAACAGGTGATCAGGCCCACGGGCCTCCTGGACCCGCTCATCGAGGTCCGTCCTGCCACGGCGCAGGTGGACGATCTCCTGCACGAGGTCCGGGAAACCACGGCCCGGGGCGAACGGGTGCTCGTAACCACCCTCACCAAGAGGATGGCCGAGGACCTGACCGATTACTACCGGGACCTGGGGGTGCGGGTCAGGTACCTCCATTCCGACATCGACACCATCCAGCGGATGCAGATCATCCGCGATCTGCGCATGGGGGAGTTCGATGTCCTGGTCGGCATCAACCTCCTGCGGGAGGGGCTCGACATTCCCGAAGTGTCGCTGGTGGCGATCCTGGACGCCGACAAGGAGGGGTTCCTCCGCTCCGCCCGCTCCCTCATCCAGACCTGCGGCCGGGCCGCCCGCAACGTGAACGGCAGGGTCATCATGTACGCCGACACGATGACCGGCTCCATGCAGAGCTGCCTCGACGAAACCGCCCGGCGGCGCGCACTCCAGGAGGCCTTCAACACCGAACACGGCATCACGCCCCAGACCGTGAAAAAGGGGCTGCGGACCATCCTGGAGTCCATCGAGGAGCGGGATTACTACACCGTTGCCGCCGCTGCCGAGGCGCGGGAGGAGTATCTCCCTGCCGACGAAATACCGAAGCGGGTGAAGAAGCTCCGCAAGGAGATGCTCGACGCGGCAAAGAAGCTGGAGTTCGAACGGGCGGCCGAGCTCAGGGATCAGATCAAAAAACTGGAGGAAATGGAGCTGCGGCTGCGCTGA
- a CDS encoding aminotransferase has protein sequence MVKKLFIPGPVDVHPDILQAMASPMIGHRMPEYAALHGRVTAGLKRVLATDGRVFLATSSAFGVMEGAVRNLVAKRCVNFCNGAFSDKWHDVTRRCGKEADAVKVEWGKPITPEIVDQALATGRYDAITLIHNETSTGVMSPLPEIARVLRNYPDVVSIIDTVSSMSALPVPVDELGIDCCIFGVQKAFALPPGLAVFTASDKALARARTVEGRGYYFDFLEFEANDVKNNTPSTPCISHIYAMDRQLERFFAEGLEQRWARHRQLAGMVREWVADRGYGFFADEPYRSVTLTCALNTRGTDLARLKKMLGERGYAFDDGYGTIKGKTFRIAHMGDMQRTDLEEFLATADECLVELA, from the coding sequence ATGGTAAAAAAACTATTCATTCCCGGACCGGTCGACGTCCATCCCGATATCCTCCAGGCCATGGCCTCCCCCATGATCGGCCACCGGATGCCCGAATACGCAGCGCTCCACGGACGGGTGACCGCCGGCCTCAAGCGGGTTCTGGCCACGGACGGACGGGTATTTCTCGCCACATCGAGCGCCTTCGGCGTCATGGAGGGGGCGGTACGGAACCTGGTGGCGAAGCGGTGCGTCAACTTCTGCAACGGCGCTTTTTCCGACAAATGGCACGACGTGACCAGGCGCTGCGGCAAAGAGGCCGATGCGGTCAAGGTCGAGTGGGGCAAGCCGATCACCCCCGAAATCGTGGATCAGGCACTGGCCACGGGCAGGTACGACGCTATCACCCTCATCCACAACGAGACTTCCACCGGCGTCATGTCCCCCCTGCCGGAGATTGCCCGGGTCCTGCGGAACTATCCCGACGTGGTTTCCATCATCGACACCGTCTCGTCCATGAGCGCACTCCCCGTTCCCGTGGACGAACTGGGCATCGACTGCTGCATCTTCGGGGTCCAGAAGGCCTTTGCCCTGCCACCGGGACTGGCCGTTTTCACCGCCAGCGACAAGGCCTTGGCCCGGGCCAGGACCGTGGAGGGGCGCGGTTACTATTTCGACTTCCTTGAATTCGAAGCCAATGACGTAAAAAACAACACCCCCTCGACCCCCTGCATCTCCCACATCTATGCCATGGACCGCCAGTTGGAGCGGTTCTTCGCCGAAGGACTGGAGCAGCGCTGGGCGCGCCACCGGCAACTGGCGGGCATGGTGCGCGAGTGGGTTGCCGACCGGGGATACGGTTTCTTTGCCGATGAACCCTACCGCTCCGTGACCCTCACCTGCGCCCTCAACACCCGGGGCACGGATCTGGCCCGGTTGAAGAAGATGCTCGGCGAGCGCGGCTACGCCTTTGACGACGGCTACGGCACGATCAAGGGGAAGACCTTCCGCATCGCCCACATGGGAGACATGCAGCGGACCGACCTGGAAGAGTTCCTGGCAACGGCCGACGAGTGCCTGGTAGAGCTTGCTTGA
- a CDS encoding thiol reductase thioredoxin: MASDKVLTFSDDTFDNEVLKSPVPVLVDFWATWCAPCKAIAPVIDAIADEFDGKVKVGKVNVDDNPGTPGKYGVRGIPTVILFKEGKVVDQVVGAVPKAQLEALIKKAL; this comes from the coding sequence ATGGCCAGCGACAAAGTCCTCACATTCAGTGACGATACCTTCGATAACGAGGTGCTCAAATCACCCGTTCCGGTTCTCGTTGATTTCTGGGCCACCTGGTGCGCCCCCTGCAAGGCCATCGCTCCAGTCATCGATGCCATTGCCGACGAATTCGACGGAAAAGTGAAGGTCGGCAAGGTCAATGTTGATGACAACCCCGGAACCCCGGGCAAGTATGGCGTACGCGGCATCCCCACCGTTATCCTCTTCAAGGAGGGCAAGGTCGTGGATCAGGTGGTGGGGGCCGTGCCCAAAGCCCAACTTGAGGCGCTTATCAAAAAAGCGCTGTAA